The Mercurialis annua linkage group LG8, ddMerAnnu1.2, whole genome shotgun sequence genome window below encodes:
- the LOC126661074 gene encoding AP3-complex subunit beta-A isoform X1: MFPQFGATAETLSKASTIMFRIGTDAHLYDDPEDVSIAPLLDSKYDSEKCEALKRLLALIAQGFDVSNFFPLVVKNVASQSLEVKKLVYLYLLHYAEKRPNEALLSINSFQKDLGDINPLVRAWALRTMAGIRLHVIASIVLVAVGKCARDPSVYVRKCAANALPKLHDLHIEEHSSTIEEIVGVLLSDSSPGVVGAAAAAFTSVCPNNYSLIGKNYRRLCEVLPDVEDWGQIVLIGILLRYAIARHGLVKESLMFFLHTMESSQSEKDGSDVEYSLEKENGAASWKYDSELASMVSRCYIEGSNEYLARTSYADRTSYEFHSAKFTSVRSNDDVKMLLQCTSPLLWSNNSAVVLAAAGVHWIMAPFEDVKKVVKPVLFLLRSSTTSKYVVLCNIQVFTKAAPSLFAPYFEDFFVLSSDSYQNKALKLEILCSITTESSMPFIFKEFQDYVRDPDRRFAADTIAAIGLCAQRLPQVANTCLEGLLALTRQELAVELLTGDFGSTNEEAGVLVQAITSIKSIIKQDPPSHEKVVIQLVRSLDSIKVPAARAIIVWMMGEYSSLGNIMSKMITTVLKYLAWSFSSEALETKLQILTTTVKVLADAKEDDFQTLKKVWTYVLELAELDLKYDVRDRARLLKKLVSSKLGSQETKENTNQREDVLHVLADCIFREQTMQSALEPINYRIYLPGSLSQIVLHAAPGYEPLPKPCSILHDELSKLSNTLHEADMLGEGTNSSGTLSESSSQGTASDYSSERSIIGSSGDGTGDENGSTSGSENNADPLIQVSDVGDGHIIQSGVPQSASTDLGELMSKRSLESWLDEQPTLSNPSTSEKSPVHRSSARISIRDIGSRVKPKSYNLLDPANGNGLKVDYSFSSEISTISHELVCLEVSFENCSTETISKIMLVDEESNQASDSTESSLNSHNDVPILVSMEEITSLEPGQTIKRILHVRFHHHLLPFKLVLYCNDKKVPVKLRPDIGYFVKPCPMNIEAFTDTESRLPGMFEYIRSCAFTDHIQELNKDKGNMITRDKILLVCESLAVKTLSNANFSLVSVDMPISVNLDDASGLCLRFSSELLSNSMPCLITLTAEGKCTEPLTVCIKVNCEETVFGLNLLNRIVNFLN; encoded by the exons atgtttccACAATTCGGAGCAACTGCCGAAACCCTAAGCAAAGCATCGACGATAATGTTCAGAATCGGCACCGATGCGCACCTATACGACGATCCAGAGGACGTTAGTATCGCTCCATTGCTCGATAGCAAGTACGATTCGGAGAAATGTGAAGCGCTTAAGCGTCTTCTAGCTCTCATCGCGCAAGGCTTCGATGTCTCCAATTTCTTCCCTCtg GTGGTAAAAAATGTGGCTTCTCAGTCTTTGGAAGTAAAGAAGCTGGTTTACCTATACTTGCTGCATTATGCTGAAAA GCGTCCAAATGAAGCTTTGCTGTCAATCAATTCCTTCCAGAAGGATTTGGGAGACATAAATCCTTTGGTGAGAGCCTGGGCACTTCGTACCATGGCAGGAATTCGTCTACATGTAATTGCATCTATTGTTTTGGTTGCTGTGGGCAAGTGTGCCAGAGATCCATCTGTTTATGTCAGAAAATGTGCTGCTAATGCTCTTCCCAAGTTGCATGATTTGCACATAGAGGAACATTCTTCTACAATTGAAGAG ATTGTTGGAGTTTTATTAAGTGATTCTTCTCCTGGAGTAGTTGGAGCTGCTGCTGCTGCGTTCACTTCTGTTTGTCCTAATAATTATTCTTTGATTGGAAAAAATTACAGAAGGTTGTGTGAGGTTCTTCCTGATGTTGAGGACTGGGGTCAGATAGTCTTGATTGGAATCCTTCTGCGCTATGCGATAGCAAGGCATGGACTGGTAAAAGAATCTCTAATGTTCTTTTTACATACCATGGAGAGTTCTCAGTCTGAGAAGGATGGTTCAGATGTTGAATATTCATTAGAAAAAGAGAATGGTGCTGCAAGTTGGAAATATGACTCTGAGTTGGCAAGTATGGTCTCCAGGTGTTATATTGAAGGTTCTAATGAATATTTAGCACGGACAAGTTATGCCGACAGGACCTCCTATGAATTTCATAGCGCAAAATTTACTTCTGTCAGAAGTAATGATGATGTGAAGATGCTGCTGCAGTGTACTTCCCCGTTGCTATGGAGTAACAACAGTGCAGTAGTACTAGCAGCAGCTGGTGTCCACTGGATTATGGCCCCGTTTGAGGATGTCAAAAAAGTTGTGAAACCGGTTTTGTTTTTGCTGAGATCGTCGACTACTTCAAAATATGTG GTTCTCTGCAACATCCAAGTGTTTACCAAAGCTGCACCTTCCCTCTTTGCTCCATACTTTGAAGACTTTTTTGTGCTCTCTTCAGATTCATATCAAAATAAAGCTTTGAAGCTGGAGATCCTTTGTTCTATCACAACAGAATCATCTATGCCTTTCATCTTCAAAGAGTTTCAG gattATGTCAGGGATCCAGACAGGAGATTTGCTGCTGATACTATTGCTGCAATCGGTTTATGTGCTCAACGTCTTCCCCAAGTGGCTAATACATGCTTGGAAGGGTTGTTGGCTCTGACTAGACAAG AGCTTGCTGTAGAGCTATTGACCGGTGACTTTGGATCAACTAATGAAGAAGCAGGCGTTTTAGTTCAAGCAATTACATCAATAAAATCAATCATAAAGCAAGATCCTCCCAGTCATGAAAAG gtTGTAATTCAGTTGGTTCGTAGTTTAGATTCAATCAAGGTACCTGCAGCCCGAGCAATTATAGTTTGGATGATGGGAGAGTACAGCAGTTTAGGGAACATAATGTCAAAGATGATAACCACTGTACTCAAGTATCTTGCATGGAGCTTTTCTTCAGAAGCATTGGAAACAAAGCTTCAGATTCTTACCACTACTGTGAAG GTGCTAGCAGACGCGAAGGAGGACGATTTTCAGACTCTTAAAAAAGTATGGACTTATGTGCTGGAATTGGCTGAGCTTGATTTGAAATATGACGTTCGTGATAGAGCTCGCTTACTGAAAAAACTTGTTTCATCAAAATTAGGATCTCAAGAGACCAAGGAGAATACTAATCAAAGAGAGGACGTGCTACATGTCCTTGCAGATTGCATCTTCCGAGAACAAACAATGCAATCAGCTTTGGAGCCTATTAACtatcgtatttatcttcctggATCTCTGTCTCAGATAGTTCTTCATGCAGCTCCAGGATATGAGCCTCTCCCGAAACCTTGTAGTATACTTCATGATGAGCTTAGCAAGCTCTCAAACACTCTGCATGAGGCAGATATGTTAGGGGAGGGAACTAACAGTTCTGGGACTTTATCCGAATCTTCATCTCAGGGAACTGCGTCAGATTATAGCTCAGAGCGTTCTATTATTGGGTCAAGTGGCGATGGTACTGGTGATGAGAATGGTTCTACAAGTGGCAGTGAAAATAATGCTGATCCTCTGATTCAGGTTTCTGATGTTGGGGATGGACATATAATTCAGAGTGGAGTTCCTCAGTCAGCATCTACTGACTTGGGGGAACTGATGTCAAAGAGATCTCTAGAGTCATGGTTGGATGAGCAACCTACTTTGTCAAACCCAAGTACATCAGAAAAAAGTCCAGTCCATAGATCTTCAGCAAGAATTTCCATTAGGGATATTGGAAGTCGAGTTAAACCTAAAAGCTATAATCTCTTGGATCCTGCAAATGGAAATGGCTTGAAGGTGGATTATTCATTTTCATCTGAAATTTCAACCATATCACATGAACTTGTATGTTTAGAAGTTTCCTTTGAGAACTGTTCCACTGAGACCATTTCGAAAATAATGTTGGTGGATGAAGAATCTAACCAAGCTTCAGATTCTACGGAAAG CTCCTTGAACTCTCATAATGATGTGCCAATACTGGTTTCTATGGAAGAGATAACTTCTCTGGAACCCGGTCAAACGATAAAGAGGATACTCCATGTTCGTTTCCATCATCATCTATTGCCTTTCAAGCTGGTTTTATATTGCAATGACAAGAAGGTTCCTGTCAAGCTGCGGCCTGACATTGGATATTTTGTAAAACCTTGTCCCATGAATATCGAGGCCTTTACAGATACAGAGTCTCGTCTCCCTGGAATGTTTGAGTATATACGGAG CTGCGCCTTCACTGACCACATACAGGAGCTGAACAAGGACAAGGGCAACATGATTACAAGAGACAAAATTCTCTTAGTCTGTGAGAGTCTGGCTGTAAAAACGCTTAGCAATGCTAATTTTTCTCTCGTATCCGTTGACATGCCAATATCCGTCAATCTTGATGATGCCTCTGGTTTATGCTTACGGTTCAGCAGTGAACTTCTGAGCAACTCAATGCCCTGCTTGATTACCCTTACTGCTGAAGGTAAATGCACGGAACCATTGACTGTATGTATAAAAGTCAACTGCGAGGAAActgtatttggcttaaatcttttgAATAGGATTGTGAATTTCCTTAATTga
- the LOC126661074 gene encoding AP3-complex subunit beta-A isoform X2 gives MFPQFGATAETLSKASTIMFRIGTDAHLYDDPEDVSIAPLLDSKYDSEKCEALKRLLALIAQGFDVSNFFPLVVKNVASQSLEVKKLVYLYLLHYAEKRPNEALLSINSFQKDLGDINPLVRAWALRTMAGIRLHVIASIVLVAVGKCARDPSVYVRKCAANALPKLHDLHIEEHSSTIEEIVGVLLSDSSPGVVGAAAAAFTSVCPNNYSLIGKNYRRLCEVLPDVEDWGQIVLIGILLRYAIARHGLVKESLMFFLHTMESSQSEKDGSDVEYSLEKENGAASWKYDSELASMVSRCYIEGSNEYLARTSYADRTSYEFHSAKFTSVRSNDDVKMLLQCTSPLLWSNNSAVVLAAAGVHWIMAPFEDVKKVVKPVLFLLRSSTTSKYVVLCNIQVFTKAAPSLFAPYFEDFFVLSSDSYQNKALKLEILCSITTESSMPFIFKEFQDYVRDPDRRFAADTIAAIGLCAQRLPQVANTCLEGLLALTRQELLTGDFGSTNEEAGVLVQAITSIKSIIKQDPPSHEKVVIQLVRSLDSIKVPAARAIIVWMMGEYSSLGNIMSKMITTVLKYLAWSFSSEALETKLQILTTTVKVLADAKEDDFQTLKKVWTYVLELAELDLKYDVRDRARLLKKLVSSKLGSQETKENTNQREDVLHVLADCIFREQTMQSALEPINYRIYLPGSLSQIVLHAAPGYEPLPKPCSILHDELSKLSNTLHEADMLGEGTNSSGTLSESSSQGTASDYSSERSIIGSSGDGTGDENGSTSGSENNADPLIQVSDVGDGHIIQSGVPQSASTDLGELMSKRSLESWLDEQPTLSNPSTSEKSPVHRSSARISIRDIGSRVKPKSYNLLDPANGNGLKVDYSFSSEISTISHELVCLEVSFENCSTETISKIMLVDEESNQASDSTESSLNSHNDVPILVSMEEITSLEPGQTIKRILHVRFHHHLLPFKLVLYCNDKKVPVKLRPDIGYFVKPCPMNIEAFTDTESRLPGMFEYIRSCAFTDHIQELNKDKGNMITRDKILLVCESLAVKTLSNANFSLVSVDMPISVNLDDASGLCLRFSSELLSNSMPCLITLTAEGKCTEPLTVCIKVNCEETVFGLNLLNRIVNFLN, from the exons atgtttccACAATTCGGAGCAACTGCCGAAACCCTAAGCAAAGCATCGACGATAATGTTCAGAATCGGCACCGATGCGCACCTATACGACGATCCAGAGGACGTTAGTATCGCTCCATTGCTCGATAGCAAGTACGATTCGGAGAAATGTGAAGCGCTTAAGCGTCTTCTAGCTCTCATCGCGCAAGGCTTCGATGTCTCCAATTTCTTCCCTCtg GTGGTAAAAAATGTGGCTTCTCAGTCTTTGGAAGTAAAGAAGCTGGTTTACCTATACTTGCTGCATTATGCTGAAAA GCGTCCAAATGAAGCTTTGCTGTCAATCAATTCCTTCCAGAAGGATTTGGGAGACATAAATCCTTTGGTGAGAGCCTGGGCACTTCGTACCATGGCAGGAATTCGTCTACATGTAATTGCATCTATTGTTTTGGTTGCTGTGGGCAAGTGTGCCAGAGATCCATCTGTTTATGTCAGAAAATGTGCTGCTAATGCTCTTCCCAAGTTGCATGATTTGCACATAGAGGAACATTCTTCTACAATTGAAGAG ATTGTTGGAGTTTTATTAAGTGATTCTTCTCCTGGAGTAGTTGGAGCTGCTGCTGCTGCGTTCACTTCTGTTTGTCCTAATAATTATTCTTTGATTGGAAAAAATTACAGAAGGTTGTGTGAGGTTCTTCCTGATGTTGAGGACTGGGGTCAGATAGTCTTGATTGGAATCCTTCTGCGCTATGCGATAGCAAGGCATGGACTGGTAAAAGAATCTCTAATGTTCTTTTTACATACCATGGAGAGTTCTCAGTCTGAGAAGGATGGTTCAGATGTTGAATATTCATTAGAAAAAGAGAATGGTGCTGCAAGTTGGAAATATGACTCTGAGTTGGCAAGTATGGTCTCCAGGTGTTATATTGAAGGTTCTAATGAATATTTAGCACGGACAAGTTATGCCGACAGGACCTCCTATGAATTTCATAGCGCAAAATTTACTTCTGTCAGAAGTAATGATGATGTGAAGATGCTGCTGCAGTGTACTTCCCCGTTGCTATGGAGTAACAACAGTGCAGTAGTACTAGCAGCAGCTGGTGTCCACTGGATTATGGCCCCGTTTGAGGATGTCAAAAAAGTTGTGAAACCGGTTTTGTTTTTGCTGAGATCGTCGACTACTTCAAAATATGTG GTTCTCTGCAACATCCAAGTGTTTACCAAAGCTGCACCTTCCCTCTTTGCTCCATACTTTGAAGACTTTTTTGTGCTCTCTTCAGATTCATATCAAAATAAAGCTTTGAAGCTGGAGATCCTTTGTTCTATCACAACAGAATCATCTATGCCTTTCATCTTCAAAGAGTTTCAG gattATGTCAGGGATCCAGACAGGAGATTTGCTGCTGATACTATTGCTGCAATCGGTTTATGTGCTCAACGTCTTCCCCAAGTGGCTAATACATGCTTGGAAGGGTTGTTGGCTCTGACTAGACAAG AGCTATTGACCGGTGACTTTGGATCAACTAATGAAGAAGCAGGCGTTTTAGTTCAAGCAATTACATCAATAAAATCAATCATAAAGCAAGATCCTCCCAGTCATGAAAAG gtTGTAATTCAGTTGGTTCGTAGTTTAGATTCAATCAAGGTACCTGCAGCCCGAGCAATTATAGTTTGGATGATGGGAGAGTACAGCAGTTTAGGGAACATAATGTCAAAGATGATAACCACTGTACTCAAGTATCTTGCATGGAGCTTTTCTTCAGAAGCATTGGAAACAAAGCTTCAGATTCTTACCACTACTGTGAAG GTGCTAGCAGACGCGAAGGAGGACGATTTTCAGACTCTTAAAAAAGTATGGACTTATGTGCTGGAATTGGCTGAGCTTGATTTGAAATATGACGTTCGTGATAGAGCTCGCTTACTGAAAAAACTTGTTTCATCAAAATTAGGATCTCAAGAGACCAAGGAGAATACTAATCAAAGAGAGGACGTGCTACATGTCCTTGCAGATTGCATCTTCCGAGAACAAACAATGCAATCAGCTTTGGAGCCTATTAACtatcgtatttatcttcctggATCTCTGTCTCAGATAGTTCTTCATGCAGCTCCAGGATATGAGCCTCTCCCGAAACCTTGTAGTATACTTCATGATGAGCTTAGCAAGCTCTCAAACACTCTGCATGAGGCAGATATGTTAGGGGAGGGAACTAACAGTTCTGGGACTTTATCCGAATCTTCATCTCAGGGAACTGCGTCAGATTATAGCTCAGAGCGTTCTATTATTGGGTCAAGTGGCGATGGTACTGGTGATGAGAATGGTTCTACAAGTGGCAGTGAAAATAATGCTGATCCTCTGATTCAGGTTTCTGATGTTGGGGATGGACATATAATTCAGAGTGGAGTTCCTCAGTCAGCATCTACTGACTTGGGGGAACTGATGTCAAAGAGATCTCTAGAGTCATGGTTGGATGAGCAACCTACTTTGTCAAACCCAAGTACATCAGAAAAAAGTCCAGTCCATAGATCTTCAGCAAGAATTTCCATTAGGGATATTGGAAGTCGAGTTAAACCTAAAAGCTATAATCTCTTGGATCCTGCAAATGGAAATGGCTTGAAGGTGGATTATTCATTTTCATCTGAAATTTCAACCATATCACATGAACTTGTATGTTTAGAAGTTTCCTTTGAGAACTGTTCCACTGAGACCATTTCGAAAATAATGTTGGTGGATGAAGAATCTAACCAAGCTTCAGATTCTACGGAAAG CTCCTTGAACTCTCATAATGATGTGCCAATACTGGTTTCTATGGAAGAGATAACTTCTCTGGAACCCGGTCAAACGATAAAGAGGATACTCCATGTTCGTTTCCATCATCATCTATTGCCTTTCAAGCTGGTTTTATATTGCAATGACAAGAAGGTTCCTGTCAAGCTGCGGCCTGACATTGGATATTTTGTAAAACCTTGTCCCATGAATATCGAGGCCTTTACAGATACAGAGTCTCGTCTCCCTGGAATGTTTGAGTATATACGGAG CTGCGCCTTCACTGACCACATACAGGAGCTGAACAAGGACAAGGGCAACATGATTACAAGAGACAAAATTCTCTTAGTCTGTGAGAGTCTGGCTGTAAAAACGCTTAGCAATGCTAATTTTTCTCTCGTATCCGTTGACATGCCAATATCCGTCAATCTTGATGATGCCTCTGGTTTATGCTTACGGTTCAGCAGTGAACTTCTGAGCAACTCAATGCCCTGCTTGATTACCCTTACTGCTGAAGGTAAATGCACGGAACCATTGACTGTATGTATAAAAGTCAACTGCGAGGAAActgtatttggcttaaatcttttgAATAGGATTGTGAATTTCCTTAATTga